From one Microbacter margulisiae genomic stretch:
- the rpsR gene encoding 30S ribosomal protein S18, which yields MATNTPEIRYLNPPTVDTKKKKYCRFKKNGIKYIDYKDPEFLKKFLNEQGKILPRRLTGTSLKYQRKVAQAVKRARHLALLPYVTDMMK from the coding sequence ATGGCAACAAACACTCCAGAAATCAGATATTTGAATCCGCCTACTGTCGATACGAAAAAGAAAAAATATTGTCGTTTCAAAAAGAACGGGATTAAATACATCGACTACAAAGATCCGGAATTCTTGAAAAAGTTCCTCAACGAGCAAGGTAAAATTCTTCCTCGTCGTCTCACCGGTACTTCGTTGAAATACCAACGTAAAGTAGCGCAAGCTGTAAAAAGAGCACGCCATTTGGCATTGCTTCCTTACGTAACTGATATGATGAAATAA
- a CDS encoding PLP-dependent aminotransferase family protein: MYVFSDSVKDLRSSAIRDLMSLATHPDMISFAGGMPDNELFPLEDVGEIFNSLSRREQQAALQYAPTTGYPPLLQELEKWLRKKGLPVDTNRLIVTTGSLQGINIFAKLFVNPNDVVLTENPSFIGALSAFNSYLGKIHGIPMDEEGMNIEKLKEALSLNPKLLYVMPTFHNPAGTSYSLERRKQLLAVMNETSVPILEDDAYGDLAFNAEDTALRVPLKALSEKESQICYSGSFSKIFGPGIRLGWMLLSDDFYRKAELCKQSFDACSPTFTQVLAYRFLASGKLDRYVAWVRVIYKQRADYMVDAIMRYFPEEAKFVRPQGGFYLWVKLPDGMDEQELLKATIADGAVFVVGSTFDPSGTSNGYIRLSFSNTPEEKIERGIRIIGDRMKQMMKKSL, translated from the coding sequence ATGTATGTATTTTCAGATTCTGTAAAAGATTTACGGTCTTCAGCTATTCGTGATTTGATGAGTTTAGCAACTCATCCAGACATGATTTCCTTTGCCGGAGGGATGCCGGATAATGAACTCTTCCCTTTGGAAGATGTTGGGGAGATTTTTAATAGTCTGTCAAGACGCGAGCAACAAGCAGCATTGCAGTATGCTCCAACAACCGGATATCCACCTCTTTTGCAAGAACTTGAAAAATGGTTGCGCAAAAAGGGATTACCGGTTGATACTAACCGACTCATTGTCACTACTGGATCCTTGCAGGGAATTAATATTTTTGCTAAGCTATTTGTCAATCCTAACGATGTGGTTTTGACTGAAAATCCATCTTTTATAGGAGCATTATCTGCATTTAATTCCTACTTGGGGAAAATACATGGCATTCCGATGGATGAGGAGGGGATGAATATTGAAAAATTAAAAGAAGCCTTGTCTTTAAACCCAAAATTGTTGTATGTGATGCCTACATTTCATAATCCGGCTGGTACTTCATATAGTTTGGAGCGACGCAAACAACTGCTGGCTGTAATGAATGAAACATCCGTGCCGATTTTGGAAGATGATGCTTATGGCGATTTGGCTTTTAATGCCGAGGATACAGCTTTGCGTGTGCCCTTAAAAGCTCTTTCTGAAAAGGAAAGTCAGATTTGTTACTCCGGATCATTCTCGAAAATTTTTGGGCCTGGCATTCGTTTAGGATGGATGTTGCTTAGTGATGATTTTTATCGTAAGGCTGAGTTGTGTAAACAATCTTTTGATGCCTGCTCTCCGACCTTTACGCAAGTGCTGGCATATCGTTTCCTTGCTTCGGGTAAACTGGATCGTTATGTGGCATGGGTTCGTGTTATTTATAAACAACGCGCTGATTATATGGTGGATGCTATAATGCGCTATTTCCCGGAGGAAGCTAAGTTTGTTCGACCTCAAGGCGGATTTTATTTGTGGGTAAAATTGCCAGACGGGATGGATGAACAGGAATTGTTGAAAGCGACCATTGCCGACGGAGCTGTATTTGTAGTTGGGTCAACTTTTGACCCATCCGGAACATCAAATGGGTATATCCGTCTTTCATTCTCCAATACACCTGAAGAAAAAATAGAACGAGGTATCCGCATTATAGGAGATCGGATGAAACAAATGATGAAAAAGTCTTTGTAG
- the rimP gene encoding ribosome assembly cofactor RimP gives MIEQQKIYDLVASYLVGKAVFIVDVTVSPDNSIVVEIDSNQGVTIDECVALNQFLESKLDRDIEDFDLEVGSAGLSAPFKVLQQYEKNVGNEVEVVTRKGEKYTGVLESVFSDGFTIVIEEKVREEGAKRKKTVERVLQFAFEEVKKTNYLIRFK, from the coding sequence ATGATCGAACAACAAAAAATATATGATTTAGTTGCATCCTATCTGGTCGGGAAAGCAGTTTTTATTGTCGATGTAACAGTTTCTCCCGATAATTCTATCGTAGTTGAAATTGATTCTAACCAAGGAGTGACTATTGATGAGTGTGTCGCTTTAAATCAGTTTCTGGAATCAAAACTTGATCGTGATATTGAGGATTTTGATCTGGAAGTGGGATCGGCAGGTTTGAGTGCTCCGTTCAAAGTGTTGCAGCAATATGAGAAAAATGTGGGCAACGAAGTTGAAGTGGTTACCAGAAAAGGAGAAAAATATACAGGCGTATTGGAATCTGTTTTTTCAGACGGATTTACAATAGTTATAGAAGAAAAAGTGAGGGAAGAAGGCGCAAAACGTAAGAAAACGGTTGAACGAGTATTGCAATTTGCCTTTGAAGAAGTAAAAAAAACCAACTATTTAATTAGATTCAAATAG
- the rpsF gene encoding 30S ribosomal protein S6 yields MNNYETVFILTPVLSDVQMKEAVDKFKDLLVQEGAEIMNEELWGLRKLAYPIQKKSTGFYALLQFKGDPSLVEKLEVQYRRDERVIRFLTFHMDKFAVEYAEKRKSLKSAKKEGKEK; encoded by the coding sequence TTGAACAATTATGAAACCGTTTTCATTTTAACTCCCGTTTTGTCTGATGTACAGATGAAGGAAGCGGTTGACAAATTCAAAGATCTCTTGGTACAAGAGGGGGCAGAGATCATGAATGAAGAATTATGGGGATTGCGCAAACTGGCCTACCCCATCCAAAAAAAATCGACAGGCTTCTATGCATTGTTGCAATTCAAAGGAGATCCTTCGTTAGTAGAAAAGCTGGAAGTTCAGTATCGGCGTGATGAACGCGTAATTCGTTTCCTGACTTTCCACATGGACAAATTTGCAGTAGAATATGCAGAAAAAAGAAAAAGTTTAAAATCGGCTAAAAAAGAAGGAAAGGAAAAATAA
- the infB gene encoding translation initiation factor IF-2, with product MSSIRLSKVVKDLNVGLSTAVDFLRKKGHAVDSNPNHKISDEEYALLVKEFSTDKDLKQMSERETQMRLEKERMHTHVSNPVTPSTSDAVKKSSLEEKSLHPAEVGKDTQQEEPIHHEDYVSNEKPEEIKIEIDAELLPHIKKVGKIDLDFVNKSSQSKEEANVESEVEPEPTPEPEEQLSEPEVKEPEINEVNEPELVSDISENHPSDNIEIEDPIEKASEEEQSELVEDETKSEYPDHDNIEMEAETDTEPEPVTETSEAVASGEPEAEIFKLHRNIIEPNIKVISKINLKDINQQTRPKKKTKEEKRKEREEKERLQREQQASNSRVSQNNIAPENNNKPSAAPKAGQPDDNKKKEKRKRIHKEKVDIDKTGQGVSHPQRNTDHKPKGEGNFIKRPFKPEVSEEDVQKQIKETLARLTQKKTKGSKYRKERRDSIVARQIERAEQEKDDEKVLKLTEFVTVAELAIMMDVPVTNVIATCMNLGVMVSINQRLDAETINIVADEFGFSTEYVSSEVIEAINQETEEEDESERISRPPIVTVMGHVDHGKTSLLDYIRKSNVIAGEAGGITQHIGAYHVTLEGGRRITFLDTPGHEAFTAMRARGAAVTDIAIIIVAADDSVMPQTIEAIHHASAANVPIVFAINKIDKPGANPEKIKEALANMNYLVEDWGGKYQSQEISAKKGAGIKELLEKVLLEADLLELKANPDKRAIGSTIESSLDKGRGYVATVLVQDGTLHMGDVVLAGTHFGKVKAMFNERNQRVTKAGPSEPVIILGLNGAPQAGDNFNVMPTEQEARDIATKREQLQREQGLRTSRHITLDEIGRRIAIGNFQELNIIVKGDVDGSIEALSDSLIKLSNDEIQVNVIHKAVGPISESDVMLAAASNAIIVGFQVRPSLAARKIAEKEEIDIRLYSIIYNAIEEIKAAMEGMLSPEIQEEIVATVEVREVFKITKVGTVAGCIVKEGKIKRGSKVRLIRDGIVVYTGELGSLKRFKEDVKEVATGYECGLNVANYNDIKIGDIVEGYEEVEVKKTL from the coding sequence ATGTCGAGTATCAGGTTAAGTAAAGTCGTAAAAGATTTAAACGTGGGCCTTTCTACAGCTGTCGATTTTTTGCGGAAAAAGGGGCATGCAGTGGATTCCAATCCGAACCATAAAATATCGGATGAGGAATATGCATTGCTTGTAAAAGAATTTAGCACGGATAAAGATCTGAAGCAAATGTCGGAGCGGGAAACACAAATGCGTTTGGAAAAGGAAAGGATGCATACTCATGTTTCGAATCCTGTTACGCCATCAACCTCTGACGCTGTAAAAAAGAGTAGCCTGGAAGAAAAGTCTTTACATCCTGCAGAAGTAGGAAAAGATACCCAACAAGAGGAACCGATACACCATGAGGATTATGTATCGAATGAAAAACCTGAAGAAATCAAAATAGAAATTGACGCAGAATTATTACCTCATATAAAAAAGGTTGGTAAAATCGACTTAGATTTTGTAAACAAATCTTCTCAAAGCAAAGAAGAAGCCAATGTTGAATCTGAAGTAGAACCGGAACCTACACCGGAACCAGAAGAACAACTATCGGAACCCGAGGTTAAGGAGCCTGAGATTAATGAGGTTAATGAACCAGAATTAGTGTCTGATATATCTGAAAATCATCCATCTGACAACATAGAAATTGAAGACCCAATAGAGAAAGCTTCAGAAGAGGAACAATCAGAATTGGTTGAAGATGAGACAAAATCTGAATACCCCGATCACGATAATATTGAAATGGAAGCAGAGACTGATACAGAACCAGAGCCGGTAACGGAAACAAGTGAAGCTGTGGCTTCGGGAGAACCCGAAGCTGAAATCTTTAAATTGCATCGCAATATTATTGAACCTAATATTAAGGTTATATCGAAGATTAATCTCAAGGATATCAATCAACAAACAAGGCCTAAAAAGAAAACTAAGGAGGAAAAACGTAAAGAACGAGAAGAAAAAGAACGTCTGCAACGTGAACAACAGGCATCCAACTCCCGTGTTTCTCAAAATAATATAGCTCCTGAGAATAATAACAAACCAAGTGCTGCCCCCAAGGCAGGACAGCCTGATGATAATAAAAAGAAAGAGAAGCGGAAACGCATTCATAAAGAAAAAGTTGATATTGATAAAACGGGACAAGGTGTTTCTCATCCTCAAAGAAATACTGATCATAAGCCCAAAGGAGAAGGTAACTTTATAAAGCGACCATTCAAACCAGAGGTAAGTGAAGAAGATGTTCAAAAACAGATCAAAGAGACACTTGCACGTTTAACACAGAAAAAAACCAAAGGTTCGAAATACCGTAAGGAGCGCCGTGATTCTATTGTTGCTCGTCAAATAGAACGGGCAGAACAGGAAAAGGATGATGAAAAGGTATTGAAGCTTACGGAATTTGTTACAGTTGCCGAATTAGCCATAATGATGGATGTTCCTGTAACGAATGTTATAGCAACCTGTATGAATCTAGGCGTGATGGTTTCCATCAATCAGCGACTGGATGCAGAAACGATCAATATTGTGGCCGATGAATTTGGTTTCTCAACAGAATATGTTAGTTCTGAGGTGATTGAAGCTATTAATCAGGAAACAGAAGAAGAGGATGAATCTGAACGTATCTCGAGACCTCCTATTGTAACAGTTATGGGGCACGTTGATCACGGAAAAACTTCTTTGCTTGACTATATCCGGAAATCAAATGTTATTGCCGGTGAAGCAGGTGGAATTACTCAGCATATCGGAGCATACCATGTGACTTTGGAGGGTGGACGACGAATTACTTTCCTGGATACTCCAGGACACGAAGCTTTTACCGCTATGCGTGCACGTGGTGCTGCTGTGACTGATATAGCGATTATTATTGTTGCTGCTGATGATAGTGTAATGCCTCAGACAATTGAAGCTATTCACCATGCTTCTGCTGCAAATGTTCCGATCGTTTTTGCAATCAATAAGATTGATAAACCCGGAGCAAATCCTGAGAAAATTAAAGAGGCTCTGGCCAATATGAACTATTTGGTCGAAGATTGGGGTGGTAAATATCAATCACAAGAGATTTCGGCTAAAAAAGGTGCCGGAATCAAAGAGTTACTCGAAAAAGTATTACTCGAAGCTGATTTACTGGAATTAAAAGCAAATCCTGATAAACGTGCCATAGGATCAACCATTGAGTCATCTTTGGATAAAGGACGTGGTTATGTTGCTACCGTGCTGGTGCAAGACGGAACACTTCATATGGGGGACGTGGTATTGGCCGGAACGCATTTCGGGAAAGTTAAAGCTATGTTTAATGAGAGAAACCAACGTGTTACAAAAGCTGGGCCGTCTGAACCTGTCATTATTCTTGGCTTGAATGGGGCTCCCCAGGCAGGTGATAATTTCAACGTGATGCCCACAGAACAAGAAGCTCGGGATATTGCAACAAAGCGTGAGCAATTGCAACGAGAACAGGGATTGCGCACCAGTCGTCATATTACGTTGGATGAGATTGGCCGACGTATTGCTATAGGAAACTTCCAGGAGCTGAATATTATCGTTAAAGGTGACGTGGATGGATCTATTGAAGCGTTGTCCGATTCGTTAATCAAGCTGTCTAATGATGAGATACAGGTGAATGTAATCCACAAGGCTGTTGGGCCTATCTCAGAGTCTGATGTGATGTTGGCTGCTGCTTCTAATGCCATTATAGTTGGCTTTCAGGTTCGTCCTTCGCTGGCTGCCCGTAAGATAGCAGAGAAAGAAGAAATTGATATCCGCTTGTATTCCATTATTTATAATGCTATTGAAGAGATTAAAGCGGCTATGGAAGGTATGCTTTCTCCCGAAATTCAGGAAGAAATCGTGGCAACAGTCGAAGTACGCGAAGTATTTAAAATTACCAAAGTTGGGACAGTAGCAGGTTGTATTGTTAAAGAAGGCAAGATTAAGAGAGGCTCTAAAGTGCGTCTGATTCGTGATGGTATCGTTGTGTATACGGGAGAATTGGGATCTTTGAAGCGCTTCAAAGAAGATGTCAAAGAAGTTGCTACAGGGTATGAGTGTGGCTTAAATGTCGCTAATTATAACGATATTAAAATAGGAGATATTGTTGAAGGATACGAAGAAGTTGAAGTGAAGAAAACGCTTTAA
- a CDS encoding DNA-3-methyladenine glycosylase gives MFLRLSSSFLNRDARIVAPELLGKVLVRKLEDGTELRGMIIETEAYYGEEDKACHASKGRTARTEVMYASGGKVYVYFIYGMYWMLNVVTGTEGHPQAVLIRSIDKATGPGRVGKWLQLDRSFYGEDLTHSQRIWIEDSDLSPGYKTTPRIGVEYAGEEWSKKPWRFVVENANPVKQHKRAKL, from the coding sequence ATGTTTCTTCGTTTATCGTCTTCTTTTCTTAATCGTGATGCACGTATTGTTGCTCCGGAATTATTAGGTAAAGTTCTGGTACGAAAACTTGAAGATGGCACTGAGTTGCGTGGAATGATTATAGAAACAGAAGCATACTATGGAGAAGAGGATAAAGCTTGTCATGCAAGTAAAGGACGAACTGCCCGTACTGAAGTGATGTATGCCTCAGGAGGGAAAGTGTATGTGTACTTTATTTATGGCATGTATTGGATGCTTAATGTGGTGACTGGAACCGAAGGGCATCCGCAGGCAGTGTTGATTAGAAGTATTGATAAAGCGACTGGACCTGGAAGAGTAGGCAAATGGTTGCAATTGGATCGTTCGTTTTATGGCGAAGATCTTACTCATTCCCAAAGGATTTGGATTGAAGATAGTGATTTATCCCCTGGTTATAAAACCACTCCCCGTATAGGCGTGGAATATGCCGGTGAAGAATGGAGCAAGAAACCATGGCGATTTGTAGTGGAAAATGCCAATCCTGTGAAGCAACATAAACGTGCAAAATTATAA
- a CDS encoding CvpA family protein, translating to MNKLDLFFLVVLGIGFIRGLMKGAIMQLASLAAIILGIYGASTLYEPFAHFLAQSLHVSVQLSAPLAFLLLFVAIGLGLFFLGKLLASFFKAISLSWIDRLLGALIGLLKVALILGILLQLFAFLDAAKSKGAPTKTHSTLYQTLEAFPSQVLPFFHLHVTKSSVLK from the coding sequence ATGAATAAACTGGACTTATTTTTTCTGGTCGTTTTGGGGATAGGATTCATCCGTGGGTTGATGAAAGGAGCTATTATGCAGCTGGCGTCACTGGCGGCCATTATTCTGGGCATTTATGGTGCATCTACCCTGTATGAACCGTTTGCTCATTTTTTAGCACAATCTTTACATGTTTCTGTTCAGCTTTCCGCCCCTTTAGCTTTTTTGCTGCTTTTTGTTGCCATTGGGCTTGGTTTGTTTTTTCTAGGGAAGCTACTGGCCTCCTTTTTCAAAGCGATTTCATTATCGTGGATTGACCGTTTGTTGGGAGCTCTGATTGGATTACTTAAAGTAGCTTTGATCTTGGGAATTTTATTGCAACTGTTTGCTTTTTTAGATGCTGCAAAGTCTAAAGGAGCTCCAACTAAAACACATTCCACTCTGTATCAGACTCTAGAAGCTTTTCCGTCTCAGGTTTTGCCATTTTTTCATTTGCATGTTACAAAATCGTCTGTTTTGAAATAA
- the nusA gene encoding transcription termination factor NusA gives MSKMESINFIDTFAEFKELKNIDRPTLISILEESFRGALAKMFGSDENFDVIINPDKGDFEIWHNREVVADEDVEDPIRQISLSEAKKIDADYEIGETVADAVDFLGFGRRAILTLRQTLSSKILELQKDYLFNKYKDRIGEIVSGEVYQMWKKEILLLDDEGNELLLPKPEQIPADFYRKGDTVRSVVLKVENRNGNPKIIVSRTSPMFLQRLFELEVPEIHDGLITIRKIARIPGERAKVAVETYDERIDPVGACVGVKGARIHGIVRELRNENIDVINYTNNISLFIARSLSPAKISSIQLDEENRKADVYLKPEEISMAIGKGGMNIRLASMLTDYTIDVFRDIDEADDEDIYLDEFNDEIEQWIIDVLKSIGCDTAKSVLAIPRDELIQRSDLEEETIDDVLRVIKAEFEE, from the coding sequence ATGAGCAAAATGGAATCCATCAATTTCATTGATACCTTTGCAGAGTTTAAGGAACTAAAAAATATTGATCGTCCTACACTGATCAGTATTTTGGAAGAATCCTTTCGTGGAGCACTTGCCAAAATGTTCGGATCGGACGAAAATTTTGATGTGATCATTAATCCTGATAAAGGAGACTTTGAAATATGGCACAACCGGGAGGTGGTTGCAGACGAAGATGTCGAAGATCCAATCCGTCAGATATCATTGTCAGAAGCAAAGAAGATTGACGCTGATTATGAAATTGGCGAAACGGTTGCTGATGCTGTTGATTTTCTTGGATTTGGGCGCCGGGCTATTTTGACATTGCGTCAAACCCTTTCATCCAAGATCTTGGAACTCCAGAAAGATTATCTTTTTAATAAATATAAAGATCGCATCGGAGAGATTGTTAGTGGTGAAGTATATCAAATGTGGAAAAAAGAAATTCTTCTTTTGGATGATGAGGGCAACGAATTGCTTCTGCCAAAACCAGAACAGATTCCTGCTGATTTTTATCGTAAAGGAGACACCGTTCGTTCTGTAGTTCTGAAGGTGGAGAATCGTAATGGAAACCCCAAAATCATTGTATCCCGGACTTCTCCCATGTTTCTGCAGCGATTATTTGAATTAGAAGTTCCTGAGATTCATGACGGATTGATTACTATTCGTAAGATAGCCCGTATTCCCGGAGAAAGGGCAAAAGTGGCAGTGGAAACCTATGACGAAAGAATTGATCCCGTAGGTGCATGCGTTGGAGTAAAAGGAGCCCGTATTCATGGAATAGTCAGAGAATTACGGAATGAAAATATTGACGTCATCAATTATACCAATAATATCTCGTTGTTTATCGCACGGTCACTAAGTCCTGCAAAAATTTCTTCAATCCAGTTGGATGAAGAGAATCGTAAAGCCGATGTTTATCTGAAACCTGAAGAGATATCAATGGCCATTGGGAAAGGTGGGATGAATATCCGCCTGGCCTCTATGTTGACTGATTATACCATTGATGTATTCAGAGATATTGATGAGGCAGACGACGAAGATATCTATCTGGATGAGTTTAATGATGAAATAGAACAATGGATAATCGACGTTTTGAAATCTATTGGCTGTGATACAGCAAAAAGCGTTTTGGCCATTCCTCGTGATGAATTGATCCAACGTAGTGATTTGGAGGAAGAAACCATTGATGATGTGTTGCGCGTGATTAAAGCAGAATTTGAAGAGTAA
- a CDS encoding class II fructose-bisphosphate aldolase, translated as MVSYKELGLVNTKELFKKAFEGKYAIPAFNFNNMEQLQAIISACVEERSPVILQVSKGARAYANETLLRYMAQGAVEYAKELGYNIPIVLHLDHGDSFELCKACIESGFSSVMIDGSHLPYEENVALTRKVVEFAHAHDVTVEGELGVLAGVEDEVSAEHHTYTRPEEVEDFVKKTGVDSLAISIGTSHGANKFKPEQCTRNAEGRLVPPPLRFDILEEVEKRIPGFPIVLHGSSSVPQDDVDTINKYGGALKDAIGIPEEDLRHATTSAVCKINIDSDARLAMTAAVRQVFATKPAEFDPRKYLGPARDHMKALYTHKVKNVLGSAGKA; from the coding sequence ATGGTAAGTTACAAAGAATTAGGATTAGTCAACACAAAAGAATTATTCAAGAAAGCGTTTGAAGGCAAATATGCTATTCCAGCTTTCAATTTCAATAACATGGAACAATTGCAAGCAATTATTTCAGCATGTGTTGAAGAACGTTCACCGGTAATTCTGCAGGTTTCGAAAGGCGCAAGAGCCTATGCGAACGAAACTTTGTTGCGTTATATGGCCCAAGGAGCTGTTGAATATGCTAAAGAATTGGGATACAATATTCCAATCGTTTTGCACTTGGACCATGGCGATTCTTTCGAATTATGTAAAGCATGTATCGAATCCGGTTTTTCGTCCGTTATGATTGACGGATCGCATTTGCCTTATGAAGAAAATGTAGCTTTGACTCGTAAAGTTGTAGAATTTGCTCATGCTCATGATGTAACCGTTGAGGGTGAATTGGGTGTGTTAGCCGGAGTGGAAGATGAAGTTTCGGCTGAACATCATACTTATACACGTCCTGAAGAAGTTGAAGATTTTGTGAAAAAGACCGGTGTTGATTCATTGGCTATTTCAATCGGAACATCACACGGAGCTAATAAATTCAAACCTGAGCAATGTACCCGCAATGCTGAAGGTCGCTTGGTGCCTCCTCCTTTACGTTTTGATATTCTGGAAGAAGTTGAAAAACGTATTCCGGGATTTCCTATTGTACTTCATGGTTCTTCGTCTGTGCCGCAAGACGATGTTGATACCATCAACAAATACGGAGGCGCTCTGAAAGATGCTATTGGTATTCCAGAAGAAGATTTGAGACATGCAACTACTTCTGCTGTTTGCAAAATAAATATTGATTCTGATGCCCGTTTGGCAATGACAGCGGCAGTTCGTCAGGTATTTGCTACAAAACCCGCCGAATTTGATCCTCGTAAATATTTAGGTCCTGCTCGTGATCACATGAAGGCTTTGTATACTCACAAAGTGAAAAATGTATTAGGTAGCGCAGGTAAAGCTTAA